The following coding sequences are from one Blattabacteriaceae bacterium window:
- a CDS encoding AAA family ATPase, giving the protein MHIPEKSLNLKDTLMGQIRLGLCGEPATGKTTSALTFPNVIVADFDGGLTRFSGENIIFIPFYDEEWVCNFGFKPTKPRATANRRDAFLKFLEEDVLKMSNEQTLLLDSWTALQNAFDLQQDTDPPKVTKEGKTDDYYFWQKKIEYCEKIVVRLKACKCHVVVTFHEDKVRDKNTGQLLDKIAPLMQGKFVAQLKSHFTDFFHMICEEEKNKDGIVTKCSYWWQVASNNRVDIKTRLKFPEGTFKIEPHFKIFEQYKNKI; this is encoded by the coding sequence ATGCACATTCCTGAGAAATCACTTAATTTAAAAGATACTCTAATGGGTCAAATTAGACTTGGACTTTGTGGCGAGCCTGCTACTGGAAAAACAACATCTGCTCTAACTTTTCCAAATGTTATAGTTGCAGACTTTGATGGTGGTCTTACTAGATTTTCGGGAGAAAATATTATTTTTATTCCATTTTATGACGAAGAATGGGTATGTAATTTTGGATTTAAACCAACTAAACCTAGAGCTACAGCTAATAGAAGAGATGCTTTTCTTAAATTTCTAGAAGAAGATGTTCTTAAAATGAGTAATGAACAAACACTACTTCTTGATAGTTGGACAGCACTGCAAAATGCTTTTGATTTACAGCAAGATACTGATCCACCTAAAGTAACAAAGGAAGGTAAAACAGACGACTATTATTTTTGGCAGAAAAAAATAGAATACTGCGAAAAAATAGTTGTTCGTCTTAAAGCATGTAAATGTCATGTTGTAGTAACATTCCATGAGGATAAAGTAAGAGATAAAAACACAGGACAACTTTTAGATAAGATAGCACCACTTATGCAAGGGAAGTTCGTAGCTCAACTTAAGTCTCATTTTACTGATTTTTTCCATATGATTTGTGAAGAAGAAAAAAATAAAGATGGAATAGTAACAAAATGTTCTTATTGGTGGCAAGTAGCCAGTAATAATAGAGTAGATATTAAAACAAGATTAAAATTTCCAGAAGGAACATTTAAAATAGAGCCACATTTTAAGATATTTGAACAATACAAAAATAAAATATGA
- a CDS encoding DUF3820 family protein, with protein MTKQDKRNPCFEDTSLMVFGKYKNQLLQDIPASYFRWLKDILEKEGYNYNPPEKLYNSMKSFEQDKVKLYNYIWNSQDALQMELGNDIV; from the coding sequence ATGACAAAACAAGACAAAAGAAATCCATGCTTTGAAGATACATCTTTAATGGTATTTGGAAAATATAAAAATCAACTATTACAAGATATTCCAGCAAGTTATTTTAGATGGCTTAAAGATATTTTAGAGAAAGAAGGTTATAATTATAATCCTCCAGAAAAATTGTATAATAGTATGAAATCTTTTGAACAAGATAAAGTGAAACTATACAATTACATATGGAATAGTCAAGATGCACTTCAAATGGAACTAGGAAATGATATAGTATGA
- a CDS encoding DNA polymerase: protein MHNKLDKPRDTSHWIVSATNTFRLGSRKILSSLHDTKWINFGGNRQNIEGGMRIIWEADKGYKLVSKDQSGAEALIVAYLCRDGNYRSLFKNNIKPHTFIALYVFAEQFKKHFDAEKIDLAINTEIKYLRSLPFWKELDNLIRSSDHWPSKERYYFIGKKIVHASSYGMQAFKFCLSLLEESGGLIALSKKEGEQYLMMFHKLFPEIHLWHSKIYEHIRKYKELRNLFGFPFKFTGFIDDNMIREAYAFIPQSSVGTATNIAITEIQEIIEKEKLDYHILNNGHDSILAECPDNDKDIEYCSLLLKNGLEREYISPTDGTKFRMKSSLKLGYNWSDYHEINNPNGLKEIE from the coding sequence ATGCACAATAAACTAGATAAACCTAGGGATACAAGTCATTGGATTGTAAGTGCGACTAATACATTTAGATTAGGAAGTAGAAAGATACTTTCCTCTTTACATGATACAAAATGGATCAATTTCGGTGGCAATAGGCAAAATATAGAAGGAGGTATGAGAATAATTTGGGAAGCTGATAAAGGGTATAAATTAGTATCAAAAGATCAGTCTGGTGCTGAAGCTTTAATAGTAGCTTATTTATGCAGAGATGGAAATTATAGATCACTTTTTAAAAATAACATAAAACCTCATACTTTTATAGCACTTTATGTTTTTGCTGAACAATTTAAAAAACACTTTGATGCTGAAAAAATAGATTTAGCTATTAATACAGAAATAAAATATTTAAGAAGTCTACCTTTTTGGAAAGAATTAGATAATCTTATTAGAAGTTCTGATCACTGGCCTTCAAAAGAAAGATATTATTTTATTGGTAAGAAAATTGTTCACGCAAGTTCCTATGGTATGCAAGCATTTAAGTTCTGCCTATCCTTACTAGAGGAATCTGGAGGTTTAATTGCACTCTCTAAAAAAGAAGGCGAACAATATCTTATGATGTTTCATAAGCTCTTTCCAGAAATACATTTATGGCATTCTAAAATATATGAGCATATTAGAAAGTATAAAGAACTAAGAAATCTTTTTGGATTTCCTTTTAAATTTACTGGATTCATAGATGATAATATGATTAGGGAAGCATATGCTTTCATTCCACAATCAAGTGTTGGGACAGCAACTAATATAGCAATAACAGAAATACAAGAAATTATAGAAAAAGAAAAACTAGATTACCATATTCTGAATAATGGACATGATAGTATTTTAGCTGAATGTCCTGATAATGATAAAGATATAGAGTATTGTAGTTTATTATTAAAAAACGGTCTAGAAAGAGAATATATATCACCTACCGATGGAACTAAATTTAGAATGAAAAGTTCTTTAAAATTAGGTTATAACTGGAGTGATTATCACGAAATAAATAATCCAAATGGTCTTAAAGAAATAGAATAG
- a CDS encoding DUF3987 domain-containing protein, with the protein MDRWRYYCETIISPDSYIDWGLYYTIAAALQRRIWRGQIDGKPLFPNPYIIFTADPGVGKGLVITEVNKLLRYFKLEKEKDQIGETKTINFNEQPKHGMEKPLLFQVGADASTYEALVREISRSVRAYFYKENETKKAYIHSSLAFCLEEISSLFRKHTEDLVRFLLVAYDCGDYRYDTISRGRDFIKNCCLSLIGGTTPKFLKRVFSDELLNEGFASRCIFVFELSNRFDRLKPPEFSKEQMEEYSIILEHIKKLSLLYGEVVFEPEAAEYLELWNKVEKYKRPNTSPKLNYYYARKPVTIQKLAMAIHFLDNLDMKVNIEECKKAIALLDHTERRMHMALSSDVKNPLSDLTDEIISFIQKTGPQTKKELLVIFWGSLPNGKQSLDETLEYLLMIRKLKLENSKFHII; encoded by the coding sequence ATGGATAGATGGAGATATTATTGCGAGACTATCATTTCACCAGATAGTTATATAGATTGGGGTTTGTATTATACTATAGCAGCAGCTCTTCAGAGAAGAATTTGGCGTGGACAAATTGATGGTAAACCATTATTTCCCAATCCTTATATAATTTTTACTGCTGATCCAGGTGTTGGAAAAGGGCTTGTAATTACAGAAGTTAATAAACTTTTAAGATATTTTAAACTAGAAAAAGAAAAAGATCAAATAGGAGAAACTAAAACAATAAATTTTAATGAACAGCCTAAACATGGGATGGAAAAACCACTTTTATTTCAAGTTGGCGCTGATGCTTCTACTTATGAAGCACTTGTTAGAGAAATATCACGTTCTGTAAGAGCCTATTTTTATAAAGAAAATGAAACTAAAAAAGCTTATATACATTCTAGTCTTGCTTTTTGTCTAGAAGAAATAAGTTCTCTTTTTAGAAAACATACAGAAGATCTTGTTCGCTTTCTTCTTGTAGCTTATGATTGTGGTGATTATAGATATGATACTATATCTAGAGGAAGAGATTTTATAAAAAATTGTTGCCTTTCTTTAATAGGAGGAACTACTCCAAAATTTCTAAAAAGAGTATTTTCTGATGAATTATTAAATGAAGGTTTTGCAAGTAGATGTATATTTGTCTTTGAATTATCTAATAGATTTGATAGATTGAAGCCGCCAGAGTTTTCTAAAGAACAAATGGAGGAATATAGTATAATTTTAGAGCATATAAAAAAACTCTCGCTTCTTTATGGAGAAGTTGTATTTGAACCAGAAGCTGCAGAATATCTTGAATTATGGAATAAAGTAGAAAAGTATAAAAGACCCAATACAAGTCCAAAACTAAACTACTATTATGCAAGAAAACCAGTAACTATACAAAAACTAGCAATGGCAATACATTTCTTAGATAATCTAGATATGAAAGTAAATATAGAGGAATGCAAAAAAGCAATAGCTCTATTAGACCATACTGAAAGAAGGATGCACATGGCACTATCAAGTGATGTAAAAAATCCTCTCTCTGATCTAACTGATGAAATAATTAGTTTTATTCAAAAAACTGGACCACAAACCAAAAAAGAATTACTTGTTATTTTTTGGGGAAGCTTACCAAATGGTAAGCAGAGCTTAGATGAAACCCTTGAATATTTGTTGATGATAAGAAAACTAAAGTTAGAAAATAGTAAATTCCATATTATATGA
- the thyX gene encoding FAD-dependent thymidylate synthase: protein MNKGYEIKVLDKGYVRYIDHMGSDERIVEAARISYKSPSKGEEADKKLLHYLIKNKHTSPLEMCKITFNIKMPIFVMRQFVRHRMQNINEISARYTELPDEFYIPEKWRRQDTKNKQGSIEEKEFRPEITFEEFRDYAEICLNRIYIKIYEFYKCLIKEGIAKEMARIILPVGIYTEIYSTWDLNNLLKYFILRDDLHAQWEHQQFAKAMKEIVKEIFPWTLEAYELFLNPNKI from the coding sequence ATGAATAAAGGTTACGAAATAAAAGTATTAGATAAAGGTTATGTTCGCTACATAGATCATATGGGTTCCGATGAAAGAATAGTAGAAGCCGCGCGCATATCATATAAAAGTCCCTCTAAAGGTGAAGAAGCTGATAAAAAATTATTACATTATCTTATTAAAAATAAACATACATCTCCCCTTGAAATGTGTAAAATTACATTTAACATAAAGATGCCAATTTTTGTAATGAGACAATTTGTGCGCCATAGAATGCAAAACATAAATGAAATATCAGCTAGGTATACAGAACTACCTGATGAATTTTATATACCAGAAAAATGGAGAAGACAAGATACTAAAAATAAACAAGGAAGTATTGAAGAAAAAGAATTTAGACCTGAAATAACTTTTGAAGAGTTTAGAGATTATGCTGAAATATGTTTAAATAGAATATATATAAAAATATATGAATTTTATAAATGTTTAATTAAGGAAGGAATAGCAAAAGAAATGGCTAGAATAATATTACCTGTTGGTATTTATACAGAAATATATTCTACATGGGACTTGAATAATCTTTTAAAGTATTTTATTCTAAGAGATGATTTACATGCTCAATGGGAACATCAACAATTTGCTAAAGCTATGAAAGAAATAGTTAAAGAAATATTTCCTTGGACATTAGAAGCTTATGAATTATTTTTAAATCCTAATAAAATATGA
- a CDS encoding HNH endonuclease, whose translation MKIQCSNCNLFFEIDDEDTQKVLEHNTNWNARLKFSFRKQKYIVANIQCHSRILNKNVSLTHILIECPIGMERDHIDRNPLNNKKSNLRIVTRGQNQMNRLGCRGSNKYKNVFRNTKNHCFDISVRFNGKRYREYGFPDEEMAAEAANELLKKLHGEYAVLNNIILSKG comes from the coding sequence ATGAAAATACAGTGTTCAAATTGTAATCTATTTTTCGAAATAGATGATGAAGATACTCAAAAAGTATTAGAACATAATACTAACTGGAATGCTAGGCTTAAATTTTCATTTAGAAAGCAAAAATATATAGTAGCTAATATTCAATGTCATAGTAGAATATTAAATAAGAATGTATCATTAACTCATATTCTTATTGAATGTCCAATTGGAATGGAGAGAGATCATATAGATAGAAATCCTTTGAATAATAAAAAATCTAACTTAAGAATCGTAACGCGAGGCCAAAATCAGATGAATAGACTTGGTTGTAGAGGTTCTAATAAATATAAGAATGTTTTTAGAAATACAAAAAATCATTGTTTTGATATTTCAGTTAGGTTTAATGGAAAACGCTATAGGGAGTATGGATTTCCTGATGAAGAAATGGCTGCTGAAGCTGCTAATGAGCTACTTAAAAAATTACATGGTGAGTATGCTGTTTTAAATAATATAATATTATCTAAAGGATAA
- a CDS encoding tail fiber protein, with translation MTTQDLDKGIDLTGLTNVSASELMQLVDSGRLGSDKGMIIETEDTALDTPLVPNPNNSYTGITPLWWKRYIWKRILFDSSVKCYIWNENEAEDDTLFFWTLIDKAGVEALILANTAITNSAAAQATANTALANAAIADTKADDAQTDADTANVSATATAAGLVATNSSIASMWSAGDLKYTCKTTAYSIIENQGWLDCDGSLVNRLIFSSLFAAIGTTWGAGDGVLTFQLPDFRGRCLVGRGTGAGLTARNLGLTNFGEETHLLTADESGLPAHTHAYRKRDEVNSTGYSSGGSLLYNITIDGVTVANATAPANAAHNNCQPSAVGRILIKT, from the coding sequence ATGACAACACAAGATTTAGATAAAGGTATTGATTTGACAGGTCTTACTAATGTAAGTGCAAGTGAGCTTATGCAATTAGTAGACTCTGGTAGGTTAGGTTCAGATAAAGGGATGATTATAGAGACAGAAGATACAGCTTTAGATACACCTTTAGTGCCAAATCCTAATAATTCTTATACTGGAATTACTCCTTTATGGTGGAAACGATATATTTGGAAAAGAATTTTATTTGATAGTAGTGTAAAATGCTATATTTGGAATGAGAATGAGGCAGAAGATGATACTTTATTTTTTTGGACATTAATTGATAAAGCTGGAGTAGAAGCTTTAATTTTAGCAAATACAGCTATTACTAATAGTGCTGCTGCTCAAGCAACTGCGAATACAGCTTTAGCTAATGCAGCAATAGCAGATACTAAAGCAGATGATGCACAGACTGATGCTGATACAGCTAATGTTTCTGCTACTGCAACAGCAGCAGGTTTAGTTGCTACTAATAGTTCAATTGCTTCTATGTGGTCTGCTGGAGATTTAAAATATACTTGTAAAACTACTGCTTATTCAATAATAGAAAATCAAGGTTGGTTAGATTGTGATGGTTCATTAGTAAATAGACTTATTTTTTCTAGTTTGTTTGCTGCAATTGGAACTACTTGGGGTGCTGGTGATGGTGTTTTAACTTTTCAACTTCCAGATTTTAGGGGTAGATGTTTAGTTGGTAGGGGAACTGGAGCTGGATTAACAGCTAGAAATTTAGGACTTACTAATTTTGGAGAAGAGACTCATTTACTTACTGCTGATGAATCTGGATTACCTGCTCATACACACGCATATAGAAAACGTGATGAAGTTAATTCAACTGGATATTCTAGTGGAGGTAGTTTATTATACAATATTACTATAGATGGTGTAACAGTAGCAAATGCTACTGCGCCGGCAAATGCAGCACATAATAATTGTCAGCCATCTGCTGTAGGTAGAATTCTTATTAAAACATGA